A part of Solicola gregarius genomic DNA contains:
- a CDS encoding biotin--[acetyl-CoA-carboxylase] ligase, protein MSRYDDLERPPLNQAVLASALVGPGTWWRSVTVLQDTTSTNADLADRARDDAPEGSALVADHQRGGRGRLDRGWEFPPRSGLALSMLVRPDAVPAARWPWLPLLTGIAVHEAVTDATDVETSLKWPNDVLVGERKLAGILVERVETPTGPAAVVGVGLNVSLAEDELPVPTATSLAIEGARTTDRSVLVRSLMRTFEPLYRAWAAAEGDPTAGMLDSYVRRCSTVGRSVDVHLPDGSTLSGVAEAVDSDGRLVVGVGGTRRALSAGDVVHVRPQP, encoded by the coding sequence ATGAGCAGGTACGACGACCTGGAGCGACCGCCTCTGAACCAGGCGGTGCTGGCGTCCGCACTCGTCGGACCGGGTACGTGGTGGCGATCCGTGACCGTACTCCAGGACACCACCAGCACCAACGCGGATCTCGCCGACCGCGCTCGCGACGACGCACCCGAGGGCAGTGCCCTGGTCGCCGACCACCAGCGCGGCGGGCGGGGCAGGCTCGACCGCGGCTGGGAGTTCCCGCCGCGATCGGGGCTGGCGCTGTCGATGCTGGTACGTCCCGACGCGGTGCCCGCGGCCCGTTGGCCGTGGCTGCCGCTGCTCACCGGCATCGCGGTGCACGAGGCGGTGACCGATGCGACCGATGTCGAGACGTCGCTCAAGTGGCCCAACGACGTTCTCGTCGGTGAGCGCAAGCTCGCGGGGATCCTGGTCGAGCGGGTCGAGACGCCGACGGGGCCGGCCGCGGTCGTCGGCGTCGGCCTGAACGTCTCGCTCGCCGAGGACGAGCTTCCCGTGCCGACCGCGACGTCACTGGCGATCGAAGGCGCGCGTACGACCGACCGGTCGGTGCTCGTGCGGTCGCTGATGCGCACGTTCGAGCCGCTCTACCGAGCATGGGCCGCGGCCGAGGGCGACCCGACGGCGGGCATGCTCGACTCGTACGTACGTCGGTGCTCGACGGTGGGCCGGTCGGTCGACGTGCACCTTCCCGACGGGTCGACGCTGTCCGGCGTGGCCGAGGCGGTCGACTCCGACGGCCGGCTGGTCGTCGGAGTCGGCGGCACGCGTCGAGCCCTCAGCGCGGGCGACGTCGTCCACGTACGCCCGCAGCCCTGA
- a CDS encoding DUF2630 family protein, with product MAQDKDVISHIDDLIAEEHQLRERRQRGDIDRDDELDRLRAVETELDRCWDLLRQRRALRDAGSDPDAASARPADQVEGYLG from the coding sequence ATGGCACAGGACAAGGACGTCATCTCCCACATCGACGACCTGATCGCCGAGGAACACCAGCTGCGCGAGCGACGCCAGCGCGGTGATATCGACCGCGACGACGAGCTCGACCGGCTCCGAGCCGTCGAGACCGAGCTCGACCGCTGCTGGGACCTGCTCCGCCAGCGTCGCGCCCTCCGCGATGCCGGCAGCGACCCGGATGCGGCGAGCGCGCGGCCCGCGGACCAGGTCGAGGGCTACCTCGGCTGA
- a CDS encoding PH domain-containing protein: protein MALSKKLLVEGEREVLTLRTHVKTMILSVVLLIVLCAAGGFLVAIVPDGDQQQWVRIAVIVIVLVLIVWWGVIPLVKWATSTYSITNRRLVYQHGFIARKGRDVPLTRVNHVTFDKGVIDRIFRCGTLTVYDASEQPGMVLKDVPHVEDVHRTLNELVFDAHEGPHDEDNRPGGADDRTER, encoded by the coding sequence ATGGCGCTGTCGAAGAAGCTGCTGGTCGAGGGCGAGCGCGAGGTGCTCACGCTGCGCACGCATGTCAAGACGATGATCCTGTCGGTCGTCCTGCTGATCGTGCTCTGTGCGGCCGGGGGCTTTCTGGTCGCGATCGTTCCCGACGGCGATCAGCAGCAGTGGGTGCGCATCGCGGTGATCGTGATCGTGCTCGTACTGATCGTGTGGTGGGGTGTGATACCGCTGGTCAAGTGGGCGACGTCGACGTACAGCATCACCAACCGCCGGCTCGTCTACCAGCACGGGTTCATCGCGCGGAAGGGGCGTGACGTTCCGCTGACCCGCGTCAACCACGTCACGTTCGACAAGGGCGTCATCGACCGCATCTTCCGCTGCGGCACACTGACCGTGTACGACGCGAGCGAACAGCCCGGGATGGTGCTCAAGGACGTGCCGCACGTCGAAGACGTGCACCGGACACTCAACGAGCTCGTCTTCGACGCGCACGAGGGTCCGCACGACGAGGACAACCGCCCGGGGGGAGCAGATGACCGGACCGAGCGCTGA
- a CDS encoding adenylate/guanylate cyclase domain-containing protein — translation MTGPSADRPDASSETAPPNVGLEASILGGEPHLTSIDVAARAGVDVEDARRLWRALGFPYVEDTNPMFVDADLTAVRLVKGAVDSGLVGVDTVVRLTRALGSTMSRLADWQVSTLLDELGEPDESGEQPYAAELSETNVRAAVDIADQVGPAFEQLLVYAWRRHLAAAVVRAEAPTSDADDETKAMATIGFADLVSFTQLSNGLDDKSLAGLVERFESDCTDIVTAGGGRAVKTLGDAVLFMVDETSVAVEIALKLVEEIGRSKDMPDLRVGLATGSVITRLGDVFGPPVNLAARLTTVARRNRVIVDHATAGTLGDDYETRVLPARPMHGFGNVEPVTVRRRWTYRGG, via the coding sequence ATGACCGGACCGAGCGCTGATCGGCCGGACGCGTCGTCGGAGACAGCGCCCCCGAACGTCGGCCTCGAGGCGTCGATCCTCGGCGGCGAGCCGCACCTGACCAGCATCGACGTCGCAGCCCGCGCGGGCGTCGACGTCGAGGACGCGCGGCGGCTCTGGCGCGCGCTCGGCTTCCCGTACGTCGAGGACACCAACCCGATGTTCGTCGACGCCGACCTGACCGCCGTTCGGCTGGTCAAGGGCGCGGTCGACAGCGGACTCGTCGGCGTCGACACCGTCGTACGTCTCACCCGTGCGCTCGGCAGCACGATGTCGCGCCTCGCCGACTGGCAGGTGTCGACCCTGCTCGACGAGCTCGGTGAGCCGGACGAGTCCGGCGAGCAGCCGTACGCCGCGGAGCTGTCCGAGACGAACGTACGTGCGGCGGTCGACATCGCCGACCAGGTCGGCCCGGCGTTCGAGCAGCTGCTCGTGTATGCGTGGCGGCGGCACCTGGCCGCCGCCGTCGTACGCGCGGAGGCCCCGACATCGGACGCCGATGACGAGACGAAGGCGATGGCCACAATCGGGTTCGCCGACCTGGTCAGCTTCACCCAGTTGTCCAACGGCCTTGACGACAAGAGCCTCGCGGGCCTCGTCGAACGGTTCGAGAGCGACTGCACCGACATCGTCACCGCGGGTGGCGGCCGCGCCGTGAAGACGCTCGGCGACGCCGTGTTGTTCATGGTCGACGAGACGTCGGTCGCGGTCGAGATCGCCCTGAAGCTGGTCGAGGAGATCGGCCGCAGCAAGGACATGCCCGACCTGCGGGTCGGCCTCGCGACGGGATCGGTGATCACCCGTCTCGGCGATGTGTTCGGCCCACCGGTCAACCTCGCGGCGAGGCTCACGACCGTGGCACGGCGCAACCGCGTCATCGTCGACCACGCGACGGCAGGGACGCTCGGCGACGACTACGAGACCCGGGTACTGCCCGCGCGGCCGATGCACGGCTTCGGCAACGTCGAGCCCGTTACGGTGCGCCGGCGATGGACGTACCGCGGCGGCTGA